The Flavobacterium commune genome contains a region encoding:
- a CDS encoding M14 family metallopeptidase — protein sequence MNLEQLFLDNKEKTIEGRYLTLESIEPILKRINTDNQLSVIGKSVQGRPIYKYVIGAGKTKIYLWSQMHGNESTTTKALFDFLNVLHSGSDLAKELLSSFTFCCLPILNPDGATLYTRANANEIDLNRDSQDLTQPESKVLRAVFEEFKPDFCYNLHDQRTIFGVADTGKPATVSFLAPSYNEEREINDSRQKAINLIAGMNAVLQEFIPGQIGRFDDSFNINCIGDTFQYLGVPTILFEAGHFPGDYQREVTRKYVFMALVSSFTILNENVIEINRTEDYLNIPQNKVVFYDFIYKKVKINYDGIEKITNFAAQYKEELVDGKINFNAYVARLDDLEGFFGHEVYDAQGALYEDGGENVPKLDQKANFSLDKKLNFVNGLIKN from the coding sequence ATGAATTTAGAGCAGTTGTTTCTTGACAACAAGGAAAAAACGATTGAAGGCAGGTATTTGACATTAGAGTCTATTGAGCCTATTTTGAAAAGAATTAATACAGATAATCAACTTTCGGTTATTGGAAAATCAGTTCAGGGAAGACCAATTTATAAGTATGTTATTGGTGCCGGAAAAACTAAAATTTATCTTTGGTCACAAATGCATGGTAACGAAAGTACCACTACAAAAGCATTATTTGACTTTTTAAATGTGTTGCATAGTGGTTCTGATTTGGCCAAAGAATTATTGAGTAGTTTTACTTTTTGTTGTTTACCTATATTGAATCCTGATGGAGCTACATTATATACTCGTGCTAATGCCAATGAAATTGATTTAAATAGAGATTCACAAGATCTTACTCAACCGGAAAGTAAAGTTTTGCGAGCGGTTTTTGAGGAGTTTAAACCTGATTTTTGTTATAATCTTCATGATCAGCGAACTATTTTTGGTGTTGCTGATACCGGAAAACCCGCTACGGTGTCTTTTTTGGCGCCTTCTTATAATGAAGAAAGAGAAATAAATGATTCCAGACAAAAAGCTATTAATCTGATTGCCGGAATGAATGCTGTTTTGCAGGAATTTATTCCGGGGCAAATAGGTCGATTTGATGATTCATTTAATATTAATTGTATTGGCGATACCTTTCAGTATTTAGGAGTGCCAACAATTTTGTTTGAAGCAGGTCATTTTCCGGGAGATTATCAAAGAGAAGTTACCCGAAAATATGTTTTTATGGCGTTGGTTTCGAGTTTCACAATACTTAACGAAAACGTTATAGAAATTAATAGAACGGAGGATTATTTGAATATTCCTCAAAATAAAGTCGTTTTTTATGATTTTATATACAAAAAGGTTAAAATAAATTATGACGGTATTGAAAAAATAACGAATTTTGCTGCACAGTATAAGGAAGAATTGGTTGATGGTAAAATCAATTTCAACGCTTATGTTGCCAGACTTGATGATTTAGAAGGATTCTTTGGTCATGAGGTTTATGATGCTCAGGGAGCTCTTTATGAAGATGGTGGTGAAAATGTTCCTAAATTAGATCAAAAAGCAAATTTTAGTTTAGATAAAAAACTTAATTTTGTTAATGGACTGATAAAAAACTAA
- a CDS encoding Lrp/AsnC family transcriptional regulator, with the protein MSKFRLDEVDHQILDMLIDNTRVPFTDIAKKLLISAGTVHVRVKKMEDAGIIMGSSLVLDYDKLGYSFIAYVGVFLNNTSQTKFVLQRINEIPFVTVASVTTGKFNIFCKIRAKDTKHAKDVIFMIDDIDGVYRTETMISLEESINDKKRLMHTIFKNM; encoded by the coding sequence ATGAGTAAGTTCCGTTTAGATGAAGTAGATCATCAGATATTAGACATGTTGATTGACAATACGAGAGTTCCGTTTACAGATATCGCTAAAAAGTTATTGATTTCTGCTGGAACAGTCCACGTTAGAGTTAAAAAAATGGAAGACGCAGGTATTATAATGGGATCCTCATTGGTTCTTGATTATGATAAATTAGGCTATTCATTTATTGCTTACGTAGGGGTGTTTTTAAATAACACTTCTCAAACTAAGTTTGTTTTGCAACGAATTAATGAAATTCCATTCGTAACTGTGGCTTCTGTAACTACAGGAAAGTTTAATATTTTCTGCAAGATTAGAGCTAAAGATACTAAACATGCTAAAGATGTAATCTTTATGATTGATGATATTGATGGTGTTTACAGAACTGAAACAATGATTTCTCTTGAAGAAAGTATCAACGACAAGAAGCGTTTGATGCATACTATCTTCAAAAATATGTAA
- a CDS encoding phosphoenolpyruvate carboxylase: MYTLPKIERFKQNVLSKYNIYNSVFITLPFDSIDNTGALLPLFTEVCETGFRKMETPKEIFEFFSKKYLHTDVEADKIDLMFRFIQYIERQIVLFDAIEDAAFPIVNNMEGRGSLRDIKEKADARGKNEELVEFLENFNVRPVLTAHPTQFYPGAVLGIINDLTQAIRDNNLLQIKQLLAQLGKTPFIKNEKPNPFDEAVSLIWYLENVFYNTAGDMMHYLETNISPEGIKNPIIQLGFWPGGDRDGNPFVTTDITLKVADRLRTSILKCYYFEMRDLKRKLTFPGVDVLVAELENKLYRSVFYSRGEIYITLEEFKSQLIKIKTIIVEQHQSLYLDELEALLIKINLFGFHFATLDIRQNSKIHDAVFKDVFDFYLEKGENVFPKNYYELSENEKIEVLANAKGDLNPEDFKNDMTKSTLESIRAIQQIQTANGELGANRYIISNNENAVNVLEAFALFRLNNWEFPSVDIVPLFESVDDLQNAHNVMEQLYTNPVYAAHVASRGMKQTIMLGFSDGTKDGGYLMANWSIYQAKEQLTAMSRKYGVKVIFFDGRGGPPARGGGKTHKFYASLGPNIENKEIQVTVQGQTISSNFGTLDSCRHNLENLLSAGVTNQVFNKDLNKLSDEDKEVMNQLSELGYKKYLSFKNHDKFIPYLEKMSTLKYYAKTNIGSRPSKRSKSEKLDFKDLRAIPFVGSWSQLKQNVPGFYGVGAALKHFEETNQWDKVQALYDSSMFFKTLLENSMMSLAKSFFPLTAYMKNDPEFGEFWQNIYDEFLETKRLLLKIAGHKELMENYPDGIASIQVRERIVLPLLTIQQYALLRINELNKEANPDDKLIKVYEKIVMRSLFGNTNASRNSA; this comes from the coding sequence ATGTACACGCTCCCTAAAATTGAACGTTTTAAACAAAATGTTCTTTCTAAATATAATATTTACAACAGCGTTTTCATTACTTTACCTTTTGATTCTATAGACAATACAGGTGCTTTACTGCCTTTGTTCACAGAGGTTTGTGAAACAGGTTTTAGAAAAATGGAAACACCAAAGGAAATATTTGAGTTTTTCTCTAAAAAATATTTACATACTGACGTAGAGGCCGATAAAATTGATTTAATGTTTCGTTTTATCCAGTATATCGAACGTCAAATTGTATTGTTTGATGCTATAGAAGACGCAGCTTTTCCTATTGTAAATAATATGGAGGGACGTGGTTCTTTGAGAGATATTAAAGAAAAAGCGGATGCCAGAGGAAAAAATGAAGAATTAGTTGAGTTTTTAGAAAATTTTAATGTAAGACCTGTTTTAACGGCGCATCCTACACAGTTTTATCCAGGTGCTGTTTTAGGAATTATTAACGATTTGACTCAGGCAATTCGTGATAATAACTTACTTCAAATCAAACAGCTTTTAGCGCAATTAGGAAAAACTCCGTTTATCAAAAATGAAAAACCAAATCCTTTTGACGAGGCAGTAAGTTTGATTTGGTATTTGGAAAATGTATTTTATAACACCGCTGGTGATATGATGCATTATCTGGAAACTAATATTTCTCCGGAGGGAATTAAAAATCCGATTATCCAACTTGGATTTTGGCCGGGAGGAGACAGAGATGGAAATCCATTTGTAACTACTGATATTACTCTAAAAGTTGCTGACCGTTTAAGAACTTCTATTTTAAAATGTTATTATTTTGAAATGAGAGACTTAAAAAGAAAGTTAACTTTTCCTGGTGTAGATGTTTTAGTTGCTGAACTTGAAAATAAACTATATCGTTCTGTTTTTTATTCAAGAGGTGAAATCTACATTACCTTAGAAGAGTTTAAATCTCAATTAATTAAGATAAAAACCATTATTGTAGAGCAACATCAGTCTTTATATCTTGATGAATTAGAAGCTTTGCTTATCAAAATAAATCTGTTCGGATTCCATTTTGCTACTTTAGATATTCGTCAAAACAGCAAGATTCACGATGCTGTATTTAAAGATGTATTCGATTTTTATTTAGAGAAAGGAGAAAATGTTTTTCCTAAAAATTATTACGAATTATCGGAAAATGAGAAGATTGAAGTTTTAGCAAATGCAAAAGGAGATTTGAATCCTGAAGACTTTAAGAACGATATGACCAAATCGACTTTGGAGTCTATTCGTGCAATCCAACAAATTCAAACAGCTAATGGCGAGTTAGGAGCTAACCGTTACATTATCAGTAACAATGAAAATGCGGTAAATGTCTTAGAAGCATTTGCTTTGTTTAGATTAAATAATTGGGAATTCCCTTCAGTAGATATTGTGCCTTTATTTGAATCGGTTGATGATTTGCAAAATGCACATAATGTTATGGAGCAATTATATACAAATCCGGTTTATGCTGCGCATGTTGCAAGCAGAGGAATGAAGCAAACTATCATGCTTGGATTCTCTGACGGTACAAAAGACGGAGGTTATTTAATGGCTAACTGGAGTATCTATCAGGCTAAAGAGCAGCTTACTGCTATGTCCAGAAAATATGGTGTAAAAGTGATATTTTTTGACGGACGTGGTGGACCACCAGCTCGTGGAGGAGGAAAAACACATAAATTCTATGCTTCTTTAGGACCAAATATCGAAAACAAAGAAATTCAGGTAACTGTTCAGGGACAGACCATTAGTTCTAATTTTGGAACTTTAGATTCTTGTCGTCATAACTTAGAAAATTTATTAAGTGCCGGAGTTACCAATCAGGTATTTAATAAAGATTTGAATAAATTATCTGATGAAGATAAAGAGGTAATGAACCAGTTATCGGAATTAGGATATAAAAAATATTTAAGCTTTAAGAATCACGATAAATTCATTCCGTACTTAGAGAAAATGAGTACGTTGAAATATTATGCCAAAACTAATATCGGAAGTCGTCCTTCAAAGAGAAGTAAGTCTGAAAAATTAGATTTTAAAGATTTAAGAGCAATTCCATTTGTGGGGTCCTGGAGTCAGTTGAAGCAAAATGTTCCTGGATTTTATGGAGTAGGAGCTGCTTTAAAACATTTTGAAGAAACAAATCAATGGGACAAAGTTCAGGCATTGTATGATAGTTCAATGTTCTTCAAAACATTGCTTGAAAACAGTATGATGTCATTGGCTAAATCATTTTTCCCATTAACGGCTTACATGAAAAATGATCCTGAATTTGGAGAATTCTGGCAAAATATCTACGATGAATTTTTGGAAACCAAAAGATTGTTGTTAAAAATTGCCGGTCATAAAGAGTTAATGGAGAATTATCCTGACGGAATAGCTTCAATCCAGGTGAGAGAGCGTATTGTATTACCTTTATTGACAATTCAACAATATGCTTTGTTGCGAATTAATGAATTGAATAAAGAAGCTAATCCGGATGATAAATTAATCAAAGTGTACGAAAAAATCGTAATGCGTTCTTTGTTTGGAAATACTAATGCTAGTAGAAATTCAGCTTAA
- a CDS encoding DinB family protein: MKRTDVPENEYSVFNATYINAAGDGDLYEDLEISLHDFIRFVQDISMDKFDYRYALGKWTIKEIIQHIIDTERVFAYRALRISRNDKTPLPGFDENAFALNTDANSRHLQSLLTELSIVRQSTLALFKNFSEEQLKRIGIASNNEISVRAIGFIIIGHQKHHQKVYKERYL; the protein is encoded by the coding sequence ATGAAGCGCACTGATGTACCTGAAAACGAATATTCTGTATTCAATGCTACTTATATAAATGCAGCAGGTGATGGAGATTTATATGAAGACTTAGAAATAAGTCTTCATGATTTTATTCGTTTTGTTCAGGATATTTCAATGGATAAATTTGATTATCGTTATGCTTTAGGCAAATGGACAATCAAAGAAATTATCCAGCACATCATCGATACGGAACGTGTTTTTGCTTATCGGGCTTTGCGAATTTCGAGAAATGACAAAACACCATTACCGGGATTTGATGAAAATGCTTTTGCTTTAAATACAGATGCTAATAGCAGACATTTACAAAGTTTATTAACTGAATTGTCCATTGTTCGTCAAAGTACTTTAGCGCTTTTTAAAAATTTTTCGGAAGAACAATTAAAAAGAATTGGAATTGCTTCCAATAATGAAATTTCAGTGCGTGCCATTGGTTTTATTATCATTGGGCATCAAAAACACCATCAAAAAGTATATAAGGAAAGATACCTGTAA
- a CDS encoding DNA-deoxyinosine glycosylase encodes MIYSFPPFVNAETEILILGTMPGIASLEKQEYYAHPRNHFWKIIYTIFDKLPVAGVFEEKIKLLQTNKVGIWDVLENCERKGSLDIHIKNHKPNDFESLFKEYPNIKKIIFNGKESHRYFIKNFRQIKGITYYVMPSTSPANTMSFENKLKIWSTCFE; translated from the coding sequence ATGATTTATTCCTTTCCTCCTTTTGTCAACGCAGAAACCGAAATTCTAATTCTGGGAACCATGCCCGGAATTGCTTCGCTAGAAAAACAGGAATATTATGCACATCCACGCAATCATTTCTGGAAAATAATTTACACTATATTTGACAAATTACCCGTTGCTGGGGTTTTTGAAGAAAAGATAAAACTATTACAAACTAACAAAGTCGGGATTTGGGATGTCTTGGAAAATTGCGAACGCAAAGGAAGTCTGGACATTCATATCAAAAATCACAAGCCAAATGATTTTGAAAGTTTATTTAAAGAATATCCAAATATTAAGAAAATCATCTTCAACGGAAAAGAAAGCCACCGTTATTTTATTAAGAATTTCAGGCAAATAAAAGGCATTACTTATTATGTAATGCCTTCTACAAGTCCCGCTAACACGATGTCTTTTGAAAACAAGTTAAAAATTTGGTCCACTTGTTTTGAATAA
- the recQ gene encoding DNA helicase RecQ → MITSQILHTTLKENFGFEKFRSNQEEIINTILQGNDTLAIMPTGGGKSICFQLPALLFPGITIVISPLIALMKDQVDSLKANGITACFINSTQTETEQQQHIENLKSNKVKLVYIAPESLSYLDNAFSVLTISLIAIDEAHCISSWGHDFRPAYTNLGYLKNRFPTTPILALTATADKATRQDISNQLNLKKPSIFISSFDRKNLSLEVRPALDRVKQIIEFIESKPNDSGIIYCLSRKTTEELAEKLSKNGIPAKAYHAGLDSELRSKTQDEFINDQCQVVCATIAFGMGIDKSNVRWVIHYNLPKNIEGYYQEIGRAGRDGLASETILFESYGDLIQLQKFASQGQNAEIQLAKLERMKQYADALSCRRKILLSYFGEIVTKNCGNCDICKNPPAFFDGTIIAQKAFSAIIRLKESEPLPVIVDFLRGSKNAYIYEKEYQNLKTYGVGIETSWHDWNQYLIQLINLGYCEIAFHQQNKIKLTPLAKKVLFEKEKVQLNTVQKANTSETETKETETKETKAKTVANSLFESLRKLRYELAKEEDVPAYVIFSDAALRQMEINRPMSEEELISIDGVGKAKLEKYGDAFIKTIIAFQKDKKVKSKKESSTYKETLALYQEGFSTEEIAAKRKLGVSTIMSHLAKLYLDGASIDLHQFVSEEEVRSINAARIKLENPTALKPYFDYFEEKIDYGKIRLALAIIEKEENNN, encoded by the coding sequence ATGATTACTTCTCAAATATTACATACTACCCTTAAAGAAAATTTTGGATTTGAAAAATTCAGAAGCAATCAGGAAGAAATTATAAATACTATTTTACAAGGCAACGACACCTTAGCCATCATGCCTACAGGTGGCGGAAAATCCATTTGTTTTCAATTACCTGCATTATTGTTTCCCGGAATTACCATCGTGATTTCGCCACTTATTGCGTTAATGAAAGATCAGGTAGATAGTTTAAAAGCCAATGGAATTACAGCTTGCTTTATTAACAGCACTCAAACAGAAACCGAACAGCAACAACATATTGAAAATCTGAAAAGCAATAAAGTAAAACTGGTTTACATTGCGCCCGAAAGTTTGTCCTATTTGGACAACGCTTTCAGTGTACTTACCATAAGCTTAATAGCTATTGACGAAGCACATTGTATTTCGTCATGGGGACATGACTTTAGACCTGCTTATACCAATTTAGGCTATCTTAAAAACCGTTTCCCTACTACCCCAATTCTTGCTTTAACTGCCACCGCCGATAAAGCTACACGTCAAGATATTAGCAATCAATTAAACTTAAAAAAACCATCAATTTTTATTTCCTCTTTTGATAGAAAAAACCTTAGTTTAGAAGTGCGCCCTGCCTTAGACAGAGTCAAACAAATCATCGAATTTATAGAATCAAAACCTAACGATTCGGGCATTATTTATTGCCTTAGCAGAAAAACCACCGAAGAACTTGCTGAGAAACTCTCAAAAAACGGAATACCAGCCAAAGCTTATCACGCAGGTTTAGACAGCGAACTTCGCTCTAAAACCCAGGATGAATTCATCAACGACCAATGTCAAGTGGTTTGTGCCACCATTGCATTCGGGATGGGAATTGACAAATCCAATGTGCGCTGGGTAATTCATTACAACTTACCCAAAAACATCGAAGGCTATTATCAGGAAATTGGTCGTGCAGGTAGAGACGGATTGGCTTCTGAAACTATTTTGTTCGAAAGCTATGGCGATTTGATTCAGTTGCAAAAATTTGCTTCGCAGGGACAAAATGCCGAAATACAATTGGCAAAGCTTGAAAGAATGAAACAATATGCTGATGCACTAAGTTGTCGCAGAAAAATATTGCTTTCTTATTTTGGCGAAATCGTAACCAAGAATTGTGGCAATTGTGATATTTGCAAAAACCCTCCTGCCTTTTTTGACGGAACTATTATTGCCCAAAAAGCTTTTTCAGCTATCATCCGCCTTAAAGAATCAGAACCACTTCCAGTAATAGTTGATTTTTTACGAGGCTCTAAAAACGCCTATATCTACGAAAAAGAATACCAAAATTTAAAAACTTACGGCGTTGGTATTGAAACCTCCTGGCATGACTGGAACCAATACCTAATTCAATTAATCAATTTGGGGTATTGCGAAATTGCTTTTCACCAACAAAATAAAATCAAACTTACACCTTTAGCCAAGAAAGTACTATTCGAAAAAGAAAAAGTACAACTCAACACCGTACAAAAAGCAAATACCAGTGAAACTGAAACCAAGGAAACTGAAACCAAGGAAACTAAAGCAAAAACAGTAGCCAACTCATTATTTGAAAGTTTGCGTAAATTACGTTATGAACTAGCCAAAGAAGAAGATGTTCCCGCTTATGTAATTTTTAGCGATGCTGCTTTACGCCAAATGGAAATCAATCGTCCAATGAGTGAAGAAGAACTGATTTCGATTGACGGGGTTGGAAAAGCCAAATTAGAAAAATATGGTGATGCCTTTATTAAAACCATTATCGCTTTTCAAAAAGACAAAAAAGTAAAATCTAAAAAAGAATCCAGCACCTACAAAGAAACTTTAGCTTTGTACCAAGAAGGATTCTCTACTGAAGAAATTGCTGCAAAGCGAAAATTAGGTGTTAGCACCATTATGTCACATTTGGCAAAACTGTATTTAGACGGAGCTTCAATTGATTTACACCAATTTGTTTCAGAAGAAGAAGTTAGATCAATAAATGCAGCCCGAATTAAATTAGAAAACCCTACTGCTTTAAAACCTTATTTTGATTATTTCGAAGAAAAAATAGACTACGGAAAAATCAGACTGGCTTTAGCAATTATCGAGAAAGAAGAAAACAACAATTAA
- a CDS encoding DNA primase encodes MRRIIVEYAKLTNEILNLLVEKFPDGYDDEDIIRFKNAKNELIEAVEVRTEDTIYLVKVSTKLADRIENFDEDDDIDDDIEPIAPMKGLDLDDDISDDDDEDDNVDKPELDDDDEDADDKNIADDDDDEDDED; translated from the coding sequence ATGAGAAGAATTATTGTTGAGTACGCTAAGCTGACAAACGAAATTTTAAACTTATTAGTTGAGAAATTTCCTGATGGATATGACGACGAAGATATTATTCGTTTCAAAAATGCTAAAAACGAATTAATAGAAGCTGTAGAAGTTCGCACTGAAGACACTATCTATTTAGTAAAAGTAAGTACTAAACTTGCTGACAGAATCGAAAATTTTGACGAAGACGATGATATAGACGATGATATCGAGCCAATTGCACCAATGAAAGGTTTAGATTTGGATGATGATATTAGCGATGATGATGACGAAGATGACAATGTTGACAAACCAGAATTAGACGACGACGATGAAGATGCTGACGACAAAAACATTGCGGACGATGACGATGACGAAGATGATGAAGATTAA
- a CDS encoding deoxyhypusine synthase family protein produces MSKGPISQFIEKHYLHFNSASLVDAAKAYEQQLANGAKMMVSMAGAMSTAEIGKIFAEIIRQDKVQIISCTGANLEEDIMNLVAHSHYERVPNYRDLTPEDEWALLERGLNRVTDTCIPEHEAFRRLQKHIYKIWKDADDKGERYFPHEFMYKMLLSGVLEEYYEIDLKDSWMYAAAEKNLPIIVPGWEDSTMGNIFASYVIKGELKASTMKSGIEYMTFLADWYPKNSENGIGFFQIGGGIAGDFPICVVPMLYQDMEMHNIPFWSYFCQISDSTTSYGSYSGAVPNEKITWGKLDITTPKFIIESDATIVAPLIFAYLLDL; encoded by the coding sequence ATGAGTAAAGGACCGATCAGTCAGTTTATTGAAAAGCATTATTTACATTTCAATTCTGCTTCTTTAGTCGATGCCGCAAAAGCTTACGAACAACAATTAGCCAATGGTGCTAAAATGATGGTAAGTATGGCTGGTGCAATGAGTACAGCAGAAATTGGAAAAATCTTCGCCGAAATTATCCGTCAGGACAAAGTTCAGATTATCTCTTGTACAGGAGCTAACCTTGAAGAAGACATCATGAACTTAGTAGCTCACTCTCACTACGAAAGAGTGCCTAACTACCGTGATTTAACTCCTGAAGACGAATGGGCTTTATTAGAAAGAGGATTAAACCGTGTAACTGACACTTGTATTCCTGAGCACGAAGCTTTCCGTAGATTGCAAAAACACATCTACAAAATCTGGAAAGATGCTGACGATAAAGGAGAGCGTTATTTTCCACATGAATTTATGTATAAAATGCTACTTTCAGGTGTCTTAGAAGAATATTATGAAATTGACTTAAAAGACAGCTGGATGTATGCTGCTGCTGAGAAAAATTTACCTATTATTGTTCCTGGATGGGAAGACAGTACTATGGGGAATATCTTTGCTTCTTATGTAATTAAAGGAGAACTAAAAGCATCAACTATGAAATCAGGTATTGAATACATGACTTTCTTAGCTGATTGGTATCCAAAAAATAGTGAAAATGGTATTGGATTTTTCCAAATAGGTGGAGGTATCGCAGGAGACTTCCCTATTTGTGTAGTTCCAATGTTGTATCAAGACATGGAAATGCACAACATTCCGTTCTGGAGTTATTTCTGCCAAATCTCAGATTCTACAACCAGTTATGGTTCGTACTCCGGAGCAGTTCCGAACGAAAAAATTACTTGGGGAAAATTAGATATTACAACTCCTAAGTTTATCATTGAATCAGATGCTACCATTGTAGCACCATTAATTTTTGCTTATTTATTAGATTTATAA
- a CDS encoding type III PLP-dependent enzyme domain-containing protein: protein MNTKYSDLINQTYYFPQEEFKLNKDNLQFHNIDLMKLVEKYGTPLKFTYLPQISNNINKAKSWFRRAMEKNKYEGKYYYCYCTKSSHFEFVMNEAFKNNIHVETSSAFDINIVENLLENGKINKSTYILCNGFKRDQYISNIARLINNGHKNTIPIIDNYEELDLLQSEIKGKFKIGIRIAAEEEPKFEFYTSRLGIGYKNIVSFYKKQIQENDKLELKMLHFFINTGINDTAYYWNELVKCIKVYIALKRECPTLDGLNIGGGFPIKNSLAFEYDYQYMIDEIINQIKIACDEAEVDVPHIFTEFGSFTVGESGGAIYQVLYQKQQNDREKWNMIDSSFITTLPDTWAINKRFIMLAVNRWNDTYERVLLGGLTCDSDDYYNSEQNMNAIYLPKYNKEKPLYIGFFNTGAYQETIGGYGGLHHCLIPQPKHILIDRDENGILATEVFSEQQTSEDVLKILGYK, encoded by the coding sequence ATGAATACAAAATATTCTGATCTAATCAATCAAACCTACTATTTCCCACAGGAAGAATTCAAACTTAACAAAGACAATCTTCAGTTTCACAACATCGATTTGATGAAATTGGTTGAAAAGTATGGTACCCCATTAAAATTTACTTATTTACCTCAGATTTCCAACAATATCAACAAAGCCAAAAGTTGGTTTCGTAGAGCGATGGAAAAAAACAAATATGAGGGAAAATACTATTATTGTTATTGTACAAAAAGTTCTCATTTTGAATTTGTTATGAATGAAGCTTTCAAAAACAATATTCATGTTGAAACTTCATCAGCATTTGACATCAATATTGTTGAGAATCTTTTAGAAAACGGTAAAATCAACAAAAGCACTTATATCCTTTGTAATGGATTCAAAAGAGACCAATATATTAGCAATATTGCCCGATTAATCAATAACGGACATAAAAACACGATTCCAATTATTGACAACTATGAAGAATTAGATTTACTTCAGTCGGAAATCAAAGGGAAATTCAAAATTGGAATTCGTATTGCTGCTGAGGAAGAACCTAAATTTGAATTCTATACGTCAAGATTAGGAATTGGATACAAAAACATTGTCTCTTTTTACAAAAAACAAATTCAGGAAAACGATAAATTAGAGCTGAAAATGCTTCACTTTTTTATCAATACCGGAATCAACGATACCGCTTATTACTGGAACGAATTGGTAAAATGTATCAAAGTTTACATCGCTCTTAAAAGAGAATGCCCTACTTTGGACGGTTTAAATATCGGAGGAGGTTTTCCAATAAAAAACTCTTTAGCATTTGAATACGATTACCAATACATGATTGACGAAATCATCAATCAGATCAAAATTGCCTGTGATGAAGCTGAGGTCGATGTTCCTCATATCTTTACCGAATTTGGTTCATTTACAGTAGGTGAAAGTGGCGGAGCAATTTACCAGGTTCTTTATCAAAAACAACAAAACGACAGGGAAAAATGGAATATGATTGACTCTTCATTCATCACTACATTACCTGATACCTGGGCCATAAACAAGCGTTTTATCATGTTAGCCGTGAATCGTTGGAACGATACTTACGAAAGAGTATTATTAGGAGGTTTAACTTGTGATAGTGATGACTATTACAACTCGGAACAAAACATGAACGCCATTTATTTACCAAAATACAACAAAGAAAAACCACTTTACATTGGATTTTTCAATACAGGAGCTTATCAGGAAACCATTGGTGGATACGGCGGATTGCACCACTGTTTAATACCACAACCTAAGCATATCTTAATAGACAGAGATGAAAATGGTATTTTAGCTACAGAAGTATTTTCAGAACAACAAACCTCTGAAGATGTATTGAAAATATTAGGTTACAAATAA